In Geopsychrobacter electrodiphilus DSM 16401, a single window of DNA contains:
- a CDS encoding helix-turn-helix domain-containing protein yields MSLKQLNIGEKIKSLRERQELTLEQVAQDAAIPVTVLAAIEAQTATPPLGQIVSLANVFNVPIGEILGGSSDSPFCIVRRDEHKTVERFESSTRTSGGYSYESLGHKKQNRHMEPFLVTLTPSGAPHTTPNQHVGEEILFVLEGQVEVSLAGHTDIFNPGDSIYYDSTLPHVVTCHGDQTATLFAVIYARKDMLIF; encoded by the coding sequence ATGTCGCTGAAACAATTGAATATCGGTGAAAAGATCAAAAGCCTGCGCGAAAGGCAGGAGCTGACACTCGAACAGGTTGCGCAAGATGCTGCCATCCCGGTAACAGTTCTTGCTGCGATCGAGGCACAAACGGCGACTCCTCCACTGGGGCAGATTGTCAGTCTGGCCAATGTCTTTAATGTCCCGATCGGTGAAATTCTCGGCGGCAGTTCCGATTCTCCCTTCTGCATCGTACGCCGCGACGAACACAAAACCGTCGAACGCTTCGAATCCAGCACCAGAACTTCCGGTGGTTACAGTTACGAATCTCTCGGGCACAAAAAGCAGAACCGCCACATGGAACCCTTTCTCGTTACCCTCACTCCATCCGGTGCCCCGCACACGACGCCTAACCAGCACGTCGGCGAAGAGATCCTGTTCGTTCTCGAAGGCCAGGTTGAAGTCAGTCTGGCTGGGCACACAGATATCTTCAACCCCGGCGATTCAATCTACTACGATTCAACCCTGCCGCATGTCGTAACCTGCCACGGCGATCAAACCGCAACCCTGTTTGCAGTGATTTATGCGCGGAAAGATATGCTGATATTTTAA
- a CDS encoding FAD-dependent oxidoreductase, producing MSQKKTEPSSLTETARTELPSDISFPLEIRLHGRGGQGGVTCAKLIAAIYAQTGLNVQTFGDYGAERSGAPVRAFTRVDREPIKNRNKVYRPDHLLVLDAALLGPQVLDGVAAGAVILLNSADPAERYAEQFAAYRIGIIDATGIARKHGIGTSTVVIINTTLVGAYAKLLGLPFEVLADAYAKMGLSDDLEAAREAYLKVRIRQPSSAGTGIAVGGDLQTSLPPVKPQTAHSEDIVTSLKTGNWSTQLPGYEDFVAPCNHACPAGNDVVGFIQALKTSGPDAAAQILLKTQALPSVCGRVCPAPCMYECNRNQMDGAVNIRSLERWISDHSAIRLTAQKADKVHTLAVVGGGPAGLSAAYQLALRGHEVTLFEKNEKLGGVLRYGIPVYRLPEDVLERDLERILSLGIRSQCEHPVDKAEMKRLQREFDAVIVSKGFSDAMTLTAAGESLDGIEQGLDFLARSREGGSTLSGDLVVIGGGNTAIDCARSALRSGASSVKLVYRRSRAEMPAIAEEIDDAIREGVKLLPLRQPVAFRGVGCVAGIVLAEVELAEADADGRRRPLVTERTTELNCSRVLLALGQENDMGLLPEAWQMREARAWSADKPLNIWFAGDCSTADGTVTHAIGNGRLTALAALASLDGTDTEALPLRPGALVAPAQVRFSHFPILAPHQDRHKVLENYRHSFEEVNLGLSTQEEAERCFSCGRCTQCDTCLVYCPEGVISRSEGGYRIDEEYCKGCGICVAECPRRAIDLNDKGLSDVC from the coding sequence ATGTCCCAGAAAAAAACAGAACCTTCCTCGCTGACCGAGACAGCGCGCACGGAATTACCCAGCGATATCTCTTTCCCTTTGGAAATTCGTCTGCACGGCCGGGGAGGCCAGGGCGGCGTAACCTGCGCCAAGCTGATCGCGGCGATCTATGCCCAGACCGGACTGAACGTACAAACCTTCGGTGATTATGGCGCCGAACGTTCCGGCGCTCCGGTGCGTGCCTTTACCCGGGTCGATCGCGAACCGATCAAAAACCGCAACAAGGTCTATCGCCCGGATCATCTGCTGGTGCTTGATGCTGCCCTGCTCGGGCCCCAGGTGCTGGACGGGGTTGCTGCCGGTGCGGTGATTCTGCTTAACAGTGCCGATCCGGCAGAGAGGTATGCCGAGCAGTTCGCCGCTTACCGTATCGGGATCATCGACGCCACCGGCATCGCACGCAAGCATGGCATCGGCACCAGCACAGTAGTCATCATCAACACCACCCTGGTCGGAGCTTATGCCAAACTCCTCGGCCTGCCATTTGAAGTTCTGGCAGACGCTTACGCAAAAATGGGGCTCTCTGATGACCTTGAGGCTGCCAGGGAGGCTTATCTGAAGGTGCGTATCCGACAACCTTCCTCCGCGGGGACAGGGATAGCCGTGGGCGGTGATCTGCAAACCAGTCTGCCGCCGGTTAAGCCCCAGACCGCGCATTCCGAGGATATTGTCACCAGCTTGAAAACCGGCAACTGGAGCACCCAGCTTCCCGGTTATGAAGATTTTGTCGCCCCCTGCAATCATGCCTGCCCGGCCGGCAACGACGTGGTCGGCTTCATTCAGGCCCTCAAAACCTCCGGCCCCGATGCCGCAGCGCAGATTTTGCTTAAGACCCAAGCGCTGCCTTCGGTCTGCGGCCGGGTGTGCCCGGCTCCCTGCATGTATGAATGCAATCGTAATCAGATGGACGGTGCCGTCAATATCCGCAGTCTCGAGCGCTGGATCTCGGACCATTCCGCAATCCGCCTGACGGCGCAGAAAGCCGACAAGGTGCATACCCTGGCGGTAGTCGGAGGCGGTCCCGCCGGCCTGAGCGCTGCCTATCAACTGGCACTGCGTGGACACGAGGTGACGCTCTTCGAAAAAAATGAAAAACTCGGCGGCGTTCTGCGTTACGGCATACCGGTCTATCGTTTGCCCGAAGACGTTCTGGAGCGCGACCTTGAGCGCATCCTCTCGCTCGGGATTCGCAGCCAGTGTGAACATCCGGTCGACAAGGCGGAAATGAAACGCCTGCAGCGAGAATTTGACGCGGTCATCGTCAGCAAGGGTTTCAGTGACGCCATGACCCTGACCGCGGCCGGAGAATCCCTCGACGGCATCGAGCAGGGGCTCGACTTTCTGGCCCGCAGTCGTGAGGGAGGCTCGACGCTCTCCGGTGATCTGGTGGTTATCGGTGGCGGCAACACTGCCATTGACTGCGCCCGCAGCGCCCTGCGCAGCGGCGCCTCCTCGGTCAAACTGGTTTATCGCCGCAGTCGCGCTGAAATGCCAGCAATCGCCGAAGAGATTGATGACGCCATCCGTGAAGGGGTGAAGCTGCTCCCCCTGCGCCAGCCGGTCGCCTTTCGCGGGGTCGGTTGCGTCGCCGGAATTGTGCTGGCCGAGGTCGAACTGGCTGAGGCCGATGCCGACGGGCGACGTCGCCCGCTGGTGACCGAACGCACGACCGAACTGAACTGCTCCAGAGTTTTGCTGGCCCTGGGTCAGGAGAACGACATGGGTCTGCTGCCGGAGGCCTGGCAGATGCGTGAGGCAAGGGCCTGGTCCGCGGATAAACCCCTCAATATCTGGTTTGCCGGTGACTGTTCCACCGCTGACGGCACCGTGACCCACGCCATCGGCAACGGCCGGTTAACAGCGCTGGCCGCCCTCGCCAGCCTGGACGGCACAGACACCGAGGCGCTCCCCCTGCGGCCAGGTGCGCTGGTGGCCCCGGCCCAGGTGCGCTTCTCCCACTTTCCGATCCTCGCCCCGCATCAGGATCGACACAAGGTGCTGGAGAATTACCGGCACAGCTTCGAAGAGGTCAATCTGGGGCTCTCTACCCAGGAGGAGGCCGAGCGCTGTTTCTCCTGTGGTCGCTGCACCCAGTGTGATACCTGCCTGGTCTACTGTCCCGAGGGGGTTATCTCCCGCAGCGAGGGTGGCTACCGGATCGATGAGGAATACTGCAAAGGCTGTGGGATCTGCGTGGCCGAATGCCCGCGGCGGGCCATAGATCTGAACGATAAAGGATTAAGCGATGTCTGTTGA
- a CDS encoding helix-turn-helix domain-containing protein: MRKYVGERVQKLREAQGLSQQEVCKLAGLELSQLQAYEDGTAVPSVGVVINLSRILGSKFEGLLHGGGTVSEALTICRSGASYGGQQGNTEQGYAYATLTRPGTVGHVMEPFMLTFDPHAPKGPPIAHDGQEFVYIVSGRIELFYAGKEYHLEQGDSAYLNASLKHRFHGLGTSPAQMLAVVSSA; the protein is encoded by the coding sequence ATGCGCAAATACGTCGGGGAACGGGTGCAGAAATTACGCGAGGCCCAGGGGCTGAGTCAGCAGGAGGTCTGCAAGCTGGCCGGACTGGAGCTCTCTCAGTTACAAGCCTATGAAGACGGGACCGCGGTCCCTTCGGTGGGTGTCGTCATCAACCTGTCCCGAATTCTGGGCTCCAAGTTCGAAGGCCTCCTGCATGGCGGCGGAACTGTCTCCGAAGCGTTAACCATCTGCCGCTCGGGAGCATCCTACGGCGGACAGCAGGGGAACACCGAGCAGGGCTACGCCTACGCCACCCTGACCCGACCGGGCACTGTTGGTCACGTCATGGAGCCGTTCATGCTGACCTTTGATCCCCATGCACCAAAAGGTCCGCCGATTGCCCACGACGGCCAGGAGTTTGTCTATATTGTGTCAGGCAGGATAGAGCTTTTCTATGCCGGCAAGGAATACCATCTTGAACAAGGGGACAGCGCCTATCTGAATGCCTCCCTCAAGCACCGCTTCCATGGCTTGGGAACCAGTCCGGCGCAGATGCTGGCGGTGGTCAGCTCGGCGTGA
- a CDS encoding thiamine pyrophosphate-dependent enzyme encodes MMNEPALNGMACTDRDRRDPLLRPGNSNCGGCGMSNLLQMLRRATGERELKMVVPACCAAVTGGSFPESVFGIPAIMSTFASAASVATGVAAVAQLNGEETRVICLAGDGGTYDIGMGTLSAAAERNEDILYICYDNEIYGNTGGQRSSATPAGAATTSTPRGKQETKKDIIGIMAAHRIPYAASISLAHIDDTLRKLQFALDARGFRFLHVLSPCPTGWKSEPAMGIELVRLAVRSGLFPVFEVFDGERYVINIEPEFSNEALMMYLSLQRRFRNTGVTEESLQPNIERYWNYLRLMSGRIVPAKRN; translated from the coding sequence ATGATGAACGAACCCGCACTGAATGGCATGGCCTGCACTGACAGGGACCGCCGTGACCCGCTGCTGCGTCCCGGCAACAGCAACTGCGGCGGCTGTGGCATGTCGAACCTGTTGCAGATGCTCAGACGCGCCACCGGCGAGCGTGAATTGAAGATGGTGGTACCCGCCTGCTGTGCTGCGGTAACCGGCGGCAGTTTTCCGGAGAGCGTTTTCGGCATTCCGGCAATCATGTCCACCTTTGCCTCGGCCGCCTCGGTGGCCACCGGCGTCGCCGCAGTAGCACAGTTGAACGGCGAAGAGACGCGGGTCATCTGCCTGGCCGGTGATGGCGGGACCTATGACATCGGCATGGGGACCCTGTCGGCGGCCGCCGAACGCAACGAAGATATCCTCTATATCTGTTATGATAACGAAATTTACGGCAACACCGGTGGTCAGCGCTCCTCGGCAACCCCGGCCGGCGCCGCGACCACCAGTACGCCCCGGGGCAAGCAGGAGACCAAAAAGGATATCATCGGGATCATGGCGGCCCACCGCATCCCCTATGCCGCCTCCATCTCTCTGGCCCACATCGACGATACCCTGCGTAAACTCCAGTTCGCGCTGGACGCCAGGGGGTTCCGCTTTCTTCACGTACTCTCCCCCTGCCCGACCGGCTGGAAATCGGAACCGGCCATGGGGATCGAACTGGTGCGGCTGGCAGTGCGCTCCGGCCTGTTCCCGGTGTTCGAGGTGTTCGACGGCGAACGCTATGTAATTAACATTGAACCGGAATTTTCCAACGAGGCGCTGATGATGTATCTCTCCCTGCAGCGGCGCTTTCGCAATACCGGGGTCACCGAAGAGAGCCTGCAACCGAACATTGAGCGTTACTGGAATTACCTGCGCCTGATGAGCGGCCGGATTGTGCCGGCTAAACGGAATTAA
- a CDS encoding thiamine pyrophosphate-dependent enzyme, giving the protein MKTTARTTAVNLTTEEFVYPGNRACSGCSMSLLYRIGLKALGRDCIFVVPPSCMTVMQGLYPISASQMPIFNCTFASTAAVATGVRAAMKRLGKPTQVVAWAGDGGTSDIGIQALSGALERGEDIIYICYDNEAYMNTGVQRSGTTPQGGLTTTTPYTGKKEQGKNLPAIVAAHNPTYVATCSASYPLDFHDKLLKAKEMRGLKYFHIQTPCPPGWGCEERMTIKIGKAAVECGLFDLYEIENGQKTLSEPSLKLLKQEKLRPVEDYLSMQVRFKALSPEQVRGIQAQVDQKWATYRKDSGER; this is encoded by the coding sequence ATGAAGACAACTGCCAGAACCACAGCCGTCAATCTGACCACAGAAGAGTTTGTTTACCCGGGTAACCGCGCCTGTTCCGGGTGCAGCATGAGCCTGCTCTACCGCATCGGCCTCAAGGCGCTGGGGCGCGACTGCATCTTCGTCGTACCACCCAGCTGCATGACGGTCATGCAGGGGCTCTACCCGATCTCCGCCTCGCAGATGCCGATCTTCAACTGCACCTTCGCCTCGACCGCCGCGGTCGCCACCGGCGTGCGCGCCGCCATGAAACGCCTGGGCAAACCGACCCAGGTCGTCGCCTGGGCGGGTGACGGCGGCACCTCGGACATCGGCATTCAGGCCCTCTCCGGTGCCCTCGAGCGCGGCGAAGACATTATCTATATCTGCTACGACAACGAAGCCTACATGAACACCGGGGTGCAACGCTCAGGCACCACGCCGCAGGGCGGCCTGACCACCACCACCCCCTATACCGGCAAGAAGGAACAGGGGAAAAATCTGCCGGCCATCGTCGCGGCCCACAATCCGACTTATGTCGCGACCTGTTCGGCCAGCTACCCCCTCGACTTTCACGACAAGCTGCTCAAGGCCAAAGAGATGCGCGGGCTGAAATACTTTCATATTCAGACCCCCTGTCCACCAGGCTGGGGCTGTGAAGAACGGATGACGATCAAGATCGGCAAGGCCGCGGTCGAGTGCGGCCTGTTTGATCTGTATGAAATCGAGAACGGGCAGAAAACCCTCTCCGAGCCGTCGCTGAAACTCCTGAAGCAGGAGAAGCTGCGGCCGGTTGAAGACTATTTGAGCATGCAGGTACGCTTCAAGGCTCTTTCGCCAGAGCAGGTCCGCGGCATTCAGGCGCAGGTGGATCAGAAATGGGCTACCTACCGCAAAGACTCCGGCGAGAGGTGA
- a CDS encoding TetR/AcrR family transcriptional regulator, whose product MAETIPRREIILQEAAHLFREKSYPGANLRELARRAGIQGGSIYHHFASKQEILFQLMDHTMTDMIERLTERLADTRTPSEKLRKTINFHIEYHVTGPDQTYITDEELRNLTPENYLKVVEKRDRYQKIIEQILIDGKSEEGWQLDEPKLYTRALIKMCAGVSTWFKPQGSLSVPQIGEAYIRLLCNGLLPR is encoded by the coding sequence ATGGCTGAAACAATTCCACGGCGCGAGATCATCCTGCAGGAAGCGGCTCACCTATTCCGCGAAAAAAGCTATCCGGGTGCGAACCTGCGTGAGCTGGCGCGCCGGGCCGGCATTCAGGGGGGGAGCATCTACCACCACTTCGCCTCGAAACAGGAGATCCTCTTCCAACTGATGGACCACACCATGACCGATATGATCGAGCGTCTGACCGAACGCTTGGCCGATACCCGAACGCCTTCGGAGAAACTGCGCAAGACCATCAATTTTCATATTGAATATCATGTCACCGGCCCTGATCAGACCTACATCACCGACGAAGAATTGCGCAACCTGACCCCGGAAAACTACCTCAAGGTGGTAGAGAAGCGGGATCGCTATCAAAAAATCATCGAGCAGATCCTGATCGACGGCAAGTCCGAAGAGGGTTGGCAATTGGACGAGCCAAAACTCTATACCCGAGCCCTGATCAAGATGTGTGCGGGGGTCTCGACCTGGTTTAAACCGCAAGGAAGCTTGAGCGTTCCCCAGATCGGCGAAGCCTATATCAGGCTGCTCTGTAACGGCCTGCTCCCGCGCTGA
- the larA gene encoding nickel-dependent lactate racemase, which produces MQTHIKYGHQGLNLEFPETPNFIGVLYPQDAEVLAEPAEAVFRSLTQPIASRSLKELAQGKADALIVISDITRPVPNALLLPIIIQQLKAAGIPAAKITILIATGIHRPNEGEELERLVGKEIATSCRIINHFSKNTDEMLLVGHIGDGVPALVNKHYLAADLKILTGFIEPHMWAGFSGGRKSILPGISSVKTLEFMHGPEMVAHPQTRYGVLQGNPFHEAGLAIMAQAGADFIVNVTLDTDKKVTGIFSGHPVKAHLAGVEFLSRHCVRTLDAPLDFVVTTNAGAPLDCNLYQTAKGISGVAGATREGGVILIASECPEGFGSEEYRAVFELVTTPQAFIDKLMKKEFFIPDQWCAQETYQVMLKNEIWVHTKGIDDETLKRFHFRPVADINQAISELLERFGQDARWAIVPDGPLLILKVD; this is translated from the coding sequence ATGCAGACCCACATCAAATACGGTCATCAAGGACTGAATCTCGAGTTTCCTGAAACGCCGAATTTCATCGGTGTCCTTTATCCTCAAGACGCCGAGGTTTTGGCGGAGCCAGCTGAAGCGGTATTCCGATCCCTTACTCAGCCGATTGCGTCCAGGTCCCTCAAAGAGCTGGCGCAGGGCAAGGCTGATGCGCTCATTGTCATCAGTGACATAACCCGGCCGGTGCCAAACGCCCTGCTGCTGCCGATCATCATTCAACAGCTGAAAGCGGCGGGCATCCCCGCCGCAAAAATCACCATTCTGATTGCGACCGGAATCCATCGCCCCAACGAGGGGGAAGAGCTGGAACGCCTGGTCGGTAAAGAGATTGCGACCTCCTGTCGCATTATCAATCACTTCTCCAAAAATACAGATGAGATGCTGCTGGTCGGACATATCGGCGACGGGGTTCCGGCCCTGGTCAACAAGCATTATCTGGCCGCCGACCTGAAGATTCTGACCGGTTTCATCGAGCCGCATATGTGGGCCGGATTCTCCGGCGGGCGTAAATCAATCTTACCGGGAATTTCTTCGGTGAAGACGCTGGAGTTCATGCACGGACCCGAGATGGTGGCCCATCCGCAAACCCGCTACGGAGTTCTGCAGGGGAACCCTTTCCACGAAGCCGGGCTGGCGATCATGGCGCAGGCCGGAGCTGATTTCATTGTCAATGTCACCCTCGATACCGACAAAAAGGTGACCGGCATTTTTTCCGGACATCCGGTCAAGGCACACCTCGCCGGAGTCGAGTTTCTCTCGCGTCATTGTGTCCGGACGCTGGACGCGCCCCTCGATTTTGTCGTGACCACCAACGCCGGCGCCCCCCTCGACTGCAACCTGTACCAGACCGCCAAGGGGATTTCGGGTGTGGCCGGCGCAACCCGCGAAGGTGGTGTAATTCTCATCGCCAGCGAGTGCCCCGAAGGATTCGGCAGTGAAGAGTATCGCGCGGTGTTTGAGCTGGTCACCACCCCGCAGGCCTTTATCGATAAATTGATGAAGAAGGAATTCTTCATCCCTGACCAGTGGTGTGCCCAGGAAACCTACCAGGTGATGCTGAAAAATGAAATCTGGGTCCACACCAAAGGGATCGACGACGAGACCCTGAAACGCTTTCATTTCCGGCCTGTTGCCGATATTAACCAGGCGATTTCCGAACTGCTGGAACGTTTCGGCCAGGATGCCCGGTGGGCGATTGTGCCCGATGGCCCCTTACTGATTCTCAAGGTCGATTAA
- the porA gene encoding hypothetical protein has protein sequence MSVELISANHAAALSATLAARANRTARGFCSGVYPITPSTECMEYLCGQEIEKGTVVRADSEHNAMGICIGASAAGARSFTTTCSNGLAYMVENCVAAAGYRLPIVMSVANRTLGPPWNIWADHGDSLLLRDLGWLQLYSADNQEVFDTVLCAFKLAEDPRMLMPALCCMDGFILSHTMAQVDVPSQEQIDRFLPLTDIPHRLDKTAHTLGQMEAPHASVVHRMQHHQAMLGAEQIYAEIQNSFAEIFGRRPADPLVTYRTEDAETLLVSMGTLGVTAERVVDQLREQGKAVGAVRVRMFRPMLDTGLRKIFAGKKRIAVLDRDISIGFGGVLWGEVRGFADPGAIVQNYMVGVAGGDVRPEHMLNLLADLEQRHESGAPQIVEVA, from the coding sequence ATGTCTGTTGAATTGATCAGCGCCAACCATGCCGCGGCTCTCTCGGCCACCCTCGCGGCCAGGGCTAACCGCACGGCCAGGGGTTTCTGCAGCGGAGTTTACCCGATCACCCCATCGACCGAATGCATGGAATATCTGTGCGGGCAGGAGATCGAGAAGGGGACGGTAGTCCGGGCCGACAGCGAACATAACGCCATGGGGATCTGTATCGGCGCCTCTGCGGCCGGCGCGCGCTCCTTCACCACCACCTGCTCCAACGGACTGGCCTACATGGTCGAAAACTGCGTGGCGGCAGCCGGCTATCGCCTGCCGATTGTCATGTCAGTCGCCAACCGCACCCTCGGCCCACCGTGGAATATCTGGGCGGATCATGGTGATTCGCTGCTGCTGCGCGATCTGGGCTGGCTGCAGCTGTACTCGGCCGACAATCAAGAGGTCTTCGATACGGTGCTCTGTGCCTTCAAACTGGCTGAAGATCCCCGCATGCTGATGCCGGCGCTGTGCTGCATGGATGGCTTTATCCTCTCGCACACCATGGCGCAGGTTGACGTCCCCAGCCAGGAGCAGATCGATCGTTTTCTCCCTCTGACTGATATCCCGCATCGCCTCGATAAGACCGCCCATACCCTCGGCCAGATGGAGGCCCCGCATGCGTCCGTGGTGCACCGCATGCAACATCATCAGGCGATGCTCGGCGCAGAGCAGATTTATGCCGAGATCCAGAACTCTTTTGCAGAGATTTTCGGACGGCGCCCGGCTGATCCGCTGGTGACATACCGCACCGAAGACGCCGAAACCCTGCTTGTCTCCATGGGCACCCTGGGAGTGACCGCCGAGAGGGTGGTCGATCAACTCAGGGAACAGGGCAAGGCAGTGGGTGCGGTGCGGGTGCGGATGTTCCGCCCCATGCTGGACACGGGGTTGCGCAAAATTTTTGCCGGCAAGAAACGGATCGCCGTTTTGGACCGGGATATCAGCATCGGTTTCGGCGGGGTGCTCTGGGGTGAAGTGCGTGGCTTCGCCGATCCTGGGGCCATTGTGCAGAATTATATGGTGGGTGTGGCTGGCGGCGACGTGCGCCCCGAACATATGCTCAACCTGCTCGCTGATCTCGAGCAACGTCATGAATCTGGCGCACCGCAAATCGTGGAGGTGGCATGA
- a CDS encoding crotonase/enoyl-CoA hydratase family protein codes for MHAPPLLTDTLLSINNRVAELTFNREDVRNALTGTALVEEIVAILDWCNHNQEVSVLILTGSGSAFSAGGNIKQMRDREGIFAGSTLQIQDQYRRGIQQLPLAMQRCEIPLIAAINGPAIGAGMDLACMCDLRIGSNKALLGETFLNLGIVPGDGGAWFLPRIVGAQRAAELIFSGRLVKADEAKELGLLLDVVAEDELLTSARALAAKIATKPPQALRLTKRLLRLGQSQELPEFLDLCASFQAMAHQTEDHIEAVNAFIEKRTPAFNGK; via the coding sequence ATGCACGCCCCACCGCTTTTAACCGACACCCTGCTCAGCATAAACAACCGGGTTGCCGAACTCACTTTCAATCGCGAAGACGTGCGCAACGCCCTGACCGGTACTGCGCTGGTCGAAGAGATCGTCGCGATACTCGACTGGTGCAACCATAACCAGGAGGTTTCGGTCCTGATTCTAACCGGGTCGGGCTCCGCTTTCTCCGCCGGGGGGAACATCAAGCAGATGCGTGATCGGGAGGGGATCTTTGCCGGTTCAACGCTGCAGATTCAGGATCAGTACCGGCGCGGCATCCAGCAGTTGCCGCTGGCCATGCAACGCTGTGAAATTCCGCTGATCGCAGCGATCAACGGTCCGGCGATCGGTGCAGGGATGGATCTGGCCTGCATGTGTGACCTGCGCATCGGTTCAAACAAGGCGCTGCTCGGAGAAACCTTTCTCAACCTCGGCATTGTCCCCGGTGACGGCGGCGCCTGGTTTTTACCGCGGATTGTCGGCGCTCAACGCGCCGCAGAGCTGATCTTTAGCGGACGACTGGTCAAGGCCGATGAAGCCAAAGAGTTGGGTCTGCTGCTCGATGTGGTCGCCGAAGATGAACTGCTCACCAGCGCCCGCGCACTGGCCGCCAAGATCGCCACCAAACCGCCCCAGGCGCTGCGCTTGACCAAGCGCCTGCTCAGACTCGGCCAGAGCCAGGAATTACCCGAATTTCTCGACCTGTGCGCCAGCTTTCAAGCCATGGCGCATCAGACCGAGGATCATATTGAAGCGGTAAACGCCTTCATCGAAAAACGAACACCCGCATTTAATGGTAAGTAG
- a CDS encoding transketolase C-terminal domain-containing protein translates to MSKQRIDSGNNAAALAVQLAAAEVIAAYPITPQTPLTEKLSELIAAGKMDAEYVAVESEHSAMGVCIGAASAGVRAFTATSSNGLLYMSEQLHWAAGARLPLVMCVVNRGIGAPWSVWNDHQDAMSQRDTGWIQLFAKDHQEIVDICLKAFRLAELVHIPVMVNYDGYYLSHTYMPFELPEAQAVQDFLPAYAYKHALDPEHPESLNTVTLPDARNDIHGVKQGGYMDIRHNLHQEMRDALTVLEEIDADYQKRFGRGGAPILDPFLCEDADFIVVAMGSLANQFREVVERLRAEGIKVGVLAVQVYRPFPTGHLAIALQSAKRVMVYEKGLSYGNQGALYSDLKSALYPYPNRPQLSNVIVGLGGRDIPTSDLYQTLKAACLQQDAATPEQIDTPQWMGLQL, encoded by the coding sequence ATGAGTAAGCAACGCATCGACTCCGGCAACAACGCCGCGGCGCTGGCGGTACAGCTCGCCGCCGCTGAAGTAATCGCCGCCTACCCGATCACCCCGCAGACACCCTTGACCGAGAAGCTCTCAGAGCTGATCGCCGCCGGCAAGATGGACGCCGAGTATGTCGCGGTCGAGAGCGAACACAGCGCCATGGGCGTTTGCATCGGCGCCGCCAGCGCCGGGGTGCGCGCCTTCACCGCGACCTCGTCCAACGGTCTGCTCTACATGAGCGAGCAGCTTCACTGGGCGGCCGGCGCGCGCCTGCCTCTGGTGATGTGCGTGGTCAACCGCGGCATCGGCGCGCCCTGGTCGGTGTGGAACGATCATCAGGACGCCATGAGCCAGCGCGACACCGGCTGGATTCAGCTCTTCGCCAAGGATCATCAGGAGATCGTCGACATCTGCCTCAAGGCCTTCCGCCTCGCCGAGCTGGTGCATATCCCGGTGATGGTCAACTACGACGGCTATTACCTGTCACACACCTACATGCCGTTCGAACTCCCCGAGGCCCAGGCGGTGCAGGATTTCCTGCCGGCATACGCCTACAAACATGCCCTCGACCCGGAGCACCCTGAAAGCTTGAACACCGTCACCCTACCTGATGCACGCAACGATATTCACGGCGTCAAACAGGGCGGCTACATGGACATCCGCCACAACCTGCATCAGGAGATGCGCGACGCGCTGACCGTGCTCGAGGAGATCGACGCCGATTACCAAAAGCGGTTCGGTCGCGGCGGCGCGCCGATTCTCGACCCCTTTCTGTGTGAAGATGCCGATTTCATCGTGGTCGCCATGGGGAGCCTGGCCAACCAGTTCCGCGAAGTTGTTGAACGTCTGCGCGCAGAGGGCATCAAGGTCGGCGTGCTAGCGGTACAGGTCTATCGCCCCTTTCCGACGGGACATCTCGCCATCGCCCTGCAATCGGCCAAAAGGGTAATGGTCTATGAAAAGGGTCTCAGCTACGGCAATCAGGGTGCGCTCTATAGTGACCTGAAATCAGCACTCTACCCCTACCCCAACCGGCCGCAACTTTCGAACGTCATTGTCGGCCTGGGCGGACGCGATATTCCGACCAGCGACCTCTACCAGACCCTGAAAGCCGCCTGCCTGCAACAGGATGCGGCCACACCGGAGCAGATCGATACGCCGCAATGGATGGGATTACAACTATGA